In a genomic window of Microcoleus sp. AS-A8:
- a CDS encoding YdcF family protein gives MRIVLGLIGFTVASLVIFFVLDKALLRFLPSDFTTRTDAIVVLGRGPLFNETRIERSTELWQAKQAPIIFVSGRGDSLDIMEQLEAKGIPKTALDGENCSLTTQENAAFTAALLQARGIRQIVLITDWPHMWRSLLVFRAYGFKVIAQTSEIPFYFGGLRARFFLRLREYTALVSYGLRG, from the coding sequence ATGAGAATCGTTTTAGGGCTTATAGGGTTTACGGTTGCTTCCTTGGTCATATTTTTTGTTCTCGACAAAGCACTACTACGTTTTCTGCCGTCTGATTTCACTACACGAACCGATGCGATTGTCGTCTTAGGACGAGGCCCTCTCTTTAATGAAACCCGAATTGAGCGTAGTACTGAACTTTGGCAAGCCAAACAAGCACCCATAATTTTTGTAAGTGGTAGAGGTGATTCTCTGGACATCATGGAGCAACTCGAAGCCAAAGGCATTCCTAAGACTGCGTTAGATGGTGAAAATTGTTCTCTAACCACCCAGGAAAATGCTGCCTTCACGGCAGCCCTATTACAAGCACGAGGGATTCGTCAAATTGTTTTGATTACTGACTGGCCTCATATGTGGCGTTCCCTACTAGTGTTTCGCGCCTATGGGTTTAAAGTCATTGCCCAAACTAGCGAAATACCTTTTTATTTTGGGGGGCTAAGGGCAAGGTTTTTTCTCCGATTAAGAGAGTACACAGCGTTAGTTAGCTATGGTTTGCGAGGATAG
- a CDS encoding GUN4 domain-containing protein has product MPKKVAVLIGVSECGTQIPPHSEAANNVAAMQRVLQDPNLGGFDQVESLLNPDPGAMQKAIQQVFAKCGVNDLALLFFSGHVLIDQERHLYFTTKTTDKEDLPATAVPGSLVQQELTVCDAKRQIVIFDCCYNATLDEGEKTESLSVNLNKELGATGRAILTSSTYTQKAFYQGGASLSLYTQYLVEGLETGAADRDGVGLIYLREWHNYAKSKVKEIKPQIEPDMILDEKEFDILLTLLLNQDLNNDPEAEYRKIESKYFKIVENYERLGETSNVVTQTLIKKQKTFGISIDPEAPDDLSSDSEIDYTRLRDLLKAGEWEEADKETLTVILKAVHRETEGYLNIDSIENFPCTDLQTIDQLWVKYSSGQFGFSVQKEIWRGIGGEFGQYDNALYEEFGLRVGWRERSRLMLLTKWKKYEDLSFSLTWAPVGHLPSLASGKLMKFDQLNFWGVRSDFYARLEACWV; this is encoded by the coding sequence ATGCCTAAGAAGGTCGCAGTGCTGATTGGGGTGAGTGAATGCGGAACTCAGATACCTCCACATTCGGAGGCAGCCAATAATGTAGCAGCCATGCAACGAGTTTTGCAAGACCCGAACCTGGGTGGTTTTGACCAGGTTGAGTCGCTACTCAATCCCGATCCGGGAGCAATGCAAAAGGCAATTCAGCAGGTATTTGCCAAATGTGGTGTGAATGACTTAGCACTGCTATTTTTTTCTGGTCACGTCTTGATTGATCAGGAGAGACATCTCTATTTTACGACCAAAACCACAGATAAAGAGGACTTACCAGCAACGGCGGTACCGGGGAGTTTGGTACAACAGGAACTGACAGTTTGCGATGCCAAGCGACAAATCGTGATTTTTGACTGTTGCTACAATGCCACTCTGGATGAGGGTGAAAAGACAGAAAGTTTGAGTGTCAATCTTAATAAAGAATTAGGCGCTACAGGGCGAGCGATTCTTACCTCTTCCACATATACACAAAAGGCTTTTTATCAAGGAGGAGCAAGCCTTTCTTTGTATACTCAATACTTAGTAGAAGGGCTTGAGACAGGTGCAGCAGACCGAGATGGAGTTGGTTTAATTTACCTGCGAGAATGGCATAACTATGCTAAAAGCAAAGTCAAGGAAATTAAGCCTCAAATCGAGCCAGATATGATTCTGGATGAAAAAGAATTTGATATCTTGCTCACTCTTTTATTGAACCAAGACCTCAACAATGACCCAGAGGCAGAGTATCGCAAAATTGAATCCAAGTATTTCAAAATCGTTGAAAACTATGAGCGTCTAGGCGAAACATCGAATGTAGTCACACAAACTTTAATTAAGAAACAGAAAACATTTGGCATAAGCATTGATCCAGAGGCACCTGATGACCTCAGTTCTGATTCAGAGATTGATTACACGAGATTGCGGGATTTATTAAAAGCCGGAGAATGGGAAGAAGCGGATAAGGAAACGTTGACCGTCATACTCAAGGCTGTTCATCGGGAGACAGAAGGATATCTGAATATCGATTCCATTGAAAATTTCCCCTGTACTGATCTGCAAACCATCGATCAGCTTTGGGTCAAGTATAGTAGTGGACAATTCGGCTTCAGCGTACAAAAAGAAATCTGGCGGGGCATCGGAGGCGAATTTGGTCAATATGATAATGCACTTTACGAAGAATTTGGTCTAAGGGTGGGGTGGCGTGAACGCAGTCGCCTGATGTTACTGACTAAATGGAAAAAATATGAAGACCTCAGTTTTTCCTTAACTTGGGCACCGGTGGGTCATCTCCCAAGCTTGGCGAGTGGTAAATTGATGAAGTTCGATCAGTTAAATTTTTGGGGAGTCAGAAGTGATTTTTACGCTCGGCTGGAAGCTTGTTGGGTGTAG
- a CDS encoding serine/threonine-protein kinase — protein MAWTPGQVLQGGKYTIEHRLGQGGFGITYLAQNKRGHRVVIKILKDIEPNSPDFDKRQQDFVNQALRLKGCQHPHIVEVYELIKEGHLWGIVMEYIAGETLAHCGILSEYEALHYIEQIGEALTLVHQNRLLHRDVKPQNIMVRADQSEAVLIDFGIAREFIPDLTLTHTTHLTPTYAPPEQYNSRDRWSPCTDVYALAATLYRLLTGTPPTSSVSRIIGSTLTPPQQLNPSISDAVNGAILQGMDLKPENRPQSVQEWLTLLREPRLSNIIHVPQVDDLTKDVRVDYRNLRELLASGRWQEADRETTDLMLNIVERQAEGWLKLEDIHTFPCTELCAIDQLWVNYSKGRFGFSVHERIWQSVRSQFPKQQDKPSRGDGYETYKKFGSCVGWYVEAKDYWLNNDELSFTLDAPPGHLPSGKKWTMKRIKGKSGELRMGRGWCLGGGVSSLTSRLVECQLSRT, from the coding sequence ATGGCTTGGACTCCGGGGCAAGTATTGCAAGGCGGCAAGTACACCATTGAACACCGACTAGGACAAGGTGGCTTTGGTATTACCTATCTGGCCCAGAACAAAAGAGGCCATCGGGTTGTGATTAAAATTCTTAAGGATATAGAGCCAAACAGTCCTGATTTTGATAAGCGCCAGCAAGATTTTGTCAACCAGGCACTACGCTTGAAGGGATGTCAGCATCCTCACATTGTTGAAGTTTACGAGCTGATCAAAGAGGGTCATCTGTGGGGCATCGTCATGGAGTATATCGCAGGGGAAACTCTAGCCCATTGCGGTATTCTTTCAGAATATGAAGCGTTGCACTACATTGAGCAAATTGGTGAGGCACTGACTCTGGTTCATCAAAATCGCCTGCTGCATCGAGATGTGAAGCCGCAAAATATTATGGTACGAGCTGATCAGTCTGAAGCGGTTTTAATTGATTTCGGCATTGCGCGAGAGTTTATTCCCGACTTAACCCTGACTCATACTACCCATTTGACACCCACTTATGCACCACCGGAGCAGTATAACAGTCGTGATCGATGGAGTCCTTGTACAGATGTTTATGCTTTAGCCGCAACGCTGTACAGACTGCTGACAGGAACACCCCCTACAAGTTCAGTATCGAGAATTATCGGTTCGACGTTAACGCCGCCACAACAACTTAACCCCAGTATTAGTGATGCGGTTAATGGGGCTATTCTGCAAGGTATGGATTTAAAGCCAGAGAACCGTCCTCAGTCGGTACAAGAGTGGTTGACCTTGCTACGAGAACCGCGCCTTTCTAACATTATTCATGTGCCTCAAGTCGATGATTTGACCAAAGATGTGAGGGTAGATTACAGGAATCTGCGGGAACTGTTGGCATCTGGACGGTGGCAAGAAGCAGATCGTGAAACGACAGATCTCATGCTTAATATAGTCGAGCGACAAGCTGAAGGTTGGCTCAAACTCGAAGACATTCATACCTTTCCCTGTACTGAGCTATGTGCGATCGACCAGCTTTGGGTAAACTACAGCAAAGGTCGCTTCGGTTTCAGTGTCCATGAGCGCATCTGGCAAAGTGTCAGGAGCCAGTTTCCCAAACAGCAAGATAAGCCATCAAGGGGAGATGGTTATGAAACTTACAAAAAGTTTGGTAGCTGCGTTGGTTGGTATGTGGAAGCCAAAGACTACTGGTTAAATAATGATGAACTGAGTTTCACCTTAGATGCTCCACCTGGACATCTCCCCTCTGGGAAAAAATGGACGATGAAGAGAATTAAAGGCAAAAGTGGGGAGTTGAGGATGGGGAGAGGTTGGTGCTTAGGTGGGGGAGTTTCTTCACTCACGTCAAGATTGGTCGAATGTCAGCTCTCACGAACATGA
- a CDS encoding Mrp/NBP35 family ATP-binding protein, protein MLDASSVLDVLRPVQDPELRKSLVELNMIRNVTIDNGTVSFTLVLTTPACPLREFIVEDCQKAVKQLPGVEKVLVDVTAETPQQKSLPDRTGIDGVKNILAISSGKGGVGKSTVAVNVAVALAQAGAKVGLLDADIYGPNAPAMLGLKDAKVMVQQGAKGEVLEPAFNHGVKLVSMGFLIDPDQPVIWRGPMLNGIIRQFLYQVNWGELDYLIVDMPPGTGDAQLTIVQAVPMAGAVIVTTPQTVALLDSRRGLKMFQQMGVSVLGIVENMSYFIPPDLPDRHYDLFGSGGGEKTSKELNVPLLGCIPLEISLRQGGDAGVPVVVGEPDSASAKALVAIASQIAAKVSVAALSSP, encoded by the coding sequence ATGCTCGATGCTAGTTCAGTTCTAGACGTATTACGACCCGTTCAAGACCCGGAACTCCGCAAGAGTTTGGTGGAATTGAATATGATCCGGAATGTCACAATCGACAATGGCACGGTTAGCTTTACCTTAGTATTGACAACCCCGGCTTGCCCCTTACGGGAATTTATTGTTGAAGATTGCCAGAAAGCCGTTAAGCAATTACCCGGTGTCGAAAAAGTCCTGGTGGATGTCACCGCCGAGACGCCTCAGCAAAAATCCCTGCCCGATCGCACAGGCATTGATGGGGTAAAAAATATTCTGGCGATTTCCAGTGGTAAAGGTGGCGTCGGGAAGAGTACTGTCGCCGTGAATGTCGCGGTTGCTCTCGCACAGGCGGGTGCCAAAGTCGGTTTACTCGACGCGGATATTTATGGCCCCAATGCACCAGCGATGCTGGGGTTAAAAGACGCCAAGGTGATGGTGCAGCAAGGTGCTAAAGGCGAGGTATTGGAACCGGCCTTTAACCATGGCGTCAAATTAGTTTCCATGGGCTTTTTAATTGACCCCGACCAGCCCGTCATTTGGCGAGGGCCAATGTTGAATGGTATTATTCGCCAGTTCCTCTACCAGGTCAATTGGGGTGAATTGGATTATCTGATTGTGGATATGCCACCTGGAACTGGAGACGCCCAGTTAACGATCGTGCAGGCGGTACCCATGGCTGGAGCCGTGATTGTGACAACGCCGCAAACTGTGGCGCTGTTGGACTCCCGCCGAGGATTGAAGATGTTCCAGCAGATGGGAGTATCGGTGTTGGGCATAGTAGAAAATATGAGTTACTTTATTCCACCCGACCTACCGGATCGGCATTACGATCTGTTTGGCTCCGGGGGGGGCGAGAAGACCTCCAAGGAGTTAAATGTTCCCCTATTAGGATGTATTCCCCTCGAAATTTCCCTGAGGCAAGGAGGTGATGCCGGAGTGCCAGTGGTGGTGGGCGAACCCGATTCAGCATCGGCTAAGGCATTAGTGGCGATCGCATCCCAGATTGCTGCCAAAGTCTCAGTCGCTGCTCTCAGCAGCCCTTGA
- the rodA gene encoding rod shape-determining protein RodA produces MLQRSLFGTHVGMRWKSFLAPWQQLDWPLLGLTIGLTGLGGVMIRSAELNNGQTDWWWHWIIGGIGLAIILTISRWRYELLIQWHWVVYAITLVGLIAVMFLGTSANGAQRWIGILGFQVQPSEFAKIGLIISLAAILHSEPASTLMAVLRVLGVAAVPWLLVFLEPNLGTSLVFGSITMGMLYWGNANPGWLLLMISPVISAIVFNAFLPAWFFWVGGMVYIGWRSFPWPILGALGALAVNAVSGGLGHMLWGLLKDYQKARLLLFLDPDQDPLGGGYHLIQSKIAIGAGGIWGRGLHQGTQTQLRFIPEQHTDFIFSAIGEELGFIGCLCVLLAFWFLCLRLVIIAQNAKDNFGSLIAIGVLSMIVFQTIVNIGMNIGVAPITGIPLPLLSYGRSALVANFLGLGLVQSVANHRPRLKF; encoded by the coding sequence ATGTTGCAACGATCACTATTTGGTACGCACGTTGGGATGCGCTGGAAGTCGTTCCTGGCACCCTGGCAGCAATTAGACTGGCCCCTGTTAGGCTTAACCATAGGTCTCACCGGTCTTGGCGGGGTGATGATTCGCAGTGCTGAACTGAATAATGGGCAGACGGACTGGTGGTGGCATTGGATTATTGGCGGTATTGGGCTAGCCATCATCCTAACGATCTCACGCTGGCGCTACGAACTCTTGATCCAATGGCATTGGGTTGTTTATGCCATCACGCTTGTCGGTTTAATCGCGGTAATGTTCCTTGGTACTAGTGCCAACGGTGCTCAACGGTGGATCGGCATCTTGGGCTTCCAAGTTCAACCCTCTGAATTTGCCAAAATTGGGTTGATTATTAGTCTGGCGGCGATTCTTCACTCAGAACCCGCGTCAACCTTGATGGCTGTTTTGAGAGTCTTAGGTGTAGCAGCCGTTCCCTGGCTCTTGGTCTTTTTGGAACCTAACCTAGGAACCTCTCTAGTGTTTGGTTCTATTACGATGGGGATGCTCTACTGGGGCAATGCCAATCCCGGTTGGCTGTTACTGATGATTTCTCCTGTGATTTCGGCGATTGTATTCAACGCCTTTTTGCCGGCTTGGTTCTTCTGGGTCGGCGGGATGGTTTATATTGGCTGGCGCAGTTTCCCTTGGCCGATATTAGGAGCCTTAGGAGCCTTAGCCGTGAATGCGGTTTCAGGTGGTTTAGGGCATATGTTATGGGGGCTGTTAAAGGATTATCAAAAAGCTCGCTTGCTGCTATTTTTAGACCCAGATCAAGACCCTCTGGGAGGCGGATATCACCTGATCCAATCTAAGATTGCGATTGGAGCGGGTGGGATTTGGGGAAGAGGACTTCACCAAGGCACCCAAACCCAACTCCGCTTTATCCCCGAACAGCATACTGACTTCATCTTCTCGGCGATTGGGGAAGAACTCGGTTTCATCGGCTGCTTATGCGTCCTACTCGCCTTCTGGTTCCTCTGCCTGCGCTTGGTGATTATTGCTCAGAATGCCAAGGACAATTTTGGCTCTCTGATCGCCATTGGAGTCCTATCCATGATTGTGTTTCAGACCATCGTTAACATCGGGATGAATATTGGTGTGGCTCCAATTACCGGGATTCCGCTGCCCTTACTCAGTTATGGGCGATCGGCTCTGGTGGCGAACTTTCTCGGCCTTGGGTTGGTTCAATCGGTAGCCAATCATCGACCTCGATTAAAGTTTTAG
- a CDS encoding NAD(P)H dehydrogenase subunit NdhS — translation MILPGSIVRVINANDIYYHYQGLVQRVSDGKAAVLFEGGNWDKLITFQLSELEAVELTTGKKGK, via the coding sequence ATGATTCTTCCAGGCTCCATTGTTCGCGTCATTAATGCTAACGACATCTACTACCACTACCAGGGACTCGTCCAACGAGTGAGTGATGGGAAAGCGGCTGTCTTATTTGAAGGAGGCAACTGGGACAAGTTAATCACGTTCCAACTCTCTGAATTAGAAGCTGTCGAACTCACAACAGGGAAAAAGGGCAAATAA
- a CDS encoding cation:proton antiporter — MESITESLKEPVVSFALLLAVILLVPPVFERLRLPGLVGLLAAGVLLGSSGLNLLNNKSETMILLSDIGKIYLMFVAGLEIDLAQFRKTKNRSLAFGSTTFLVPLITGTLVGRLVGGFDWNASILIGSLLASHTLLAYPIVQRLGVVNDEAVTVTIGATIFTDIGALMVLAICVGVNKGNFTATSLAVLLISITIYSLAVLFGFDWLGKAFFRRTKGDQGNQFLFVLLAVFLAAVGAQLVGVEKIVGAFLAGLAVNDVVGDGPVKEKVEFIGSVLFIPIFFVDMGLLLDLNSFIKTLSSFGLTLAIIGGLIGSKFVAAYIIKLVFHYNQQQLLTMWSLSLPQVAATLAATLVGYQQKILSESVLNSVILMMLVTSILGPLITARSAAQLTPEATILADAIEPLDLPVQPKKTGDFTKKTGDFTVVVPVSNPQTERYLMEMATLLARHERGRIVPLAIAQAQVRMDDPEMDKAVQRSQMLLDRAQELSRELGVEASPQLRIEYDIAPAITHASREQDASMIVLGWGGRLGFRARLFGNVTDSVLWSAHCLVAVARLLDSPLKIRRILVPVENLSASAIRPVRFAQILAQVNQAQVTLIHVCDPRTPQTKIAWTRSQLSLIASQLSSNPPPTDVEIIPQENVTQAILRASQGQDLVVLRSLRRRVGADGLAIGEVTTPLVTQLTCSVVLLGEPHGALSNVLATKHSPSPSSLA, encoded by the coding sequence ATGGAATCAATTACAGAATCTCTGAAGGAACCCGTTGTTTCCTTTGCGCTCCTTTTAGCGGTCATTTTATTGGTGCCTCCGGTATTTGAGCGACTGCGGCTGCCTGGATTAGTGGGTTTGCTGGCAGCAGGGGTTTTACTAGGTTCGAGTGGACTGAACTTACTCAACAACAAATCTGAGACGATGATTCTGCTCTCAGACATCGGAAAAATTTATCTGATGTTTGTCGCAGGGCTAGAAATTGACCTCGCGCAGTTCCGCAAAACTAAAAATCGCTCCCTGGCATTTGGAAGCACGACGTTCCTCGTACCGTTAATTACCGGCACCCTAGTCGGTCGTCTGGTTGGCGGCTTTGATTGGAATGCGTCTATTTTGATTGGCTCTCTACTGGCGTCCCATACGCTTCTTGCCTATCCGATTGTTCAGCGTCTGGGTGTTGTCAACGATGAAGCCGTCACCGTCACAATTGGTGCCACGATTTTTACAGATATTGGCGCTTTGATGGTTCTAGCCATTTGTGTCGGTGTTAACAAAGGAAACTTTACAGCGACCAGCTTAGCGGTTTTGCTGATATCGATAACTATCTATTCACTCGCCGTCCTATTTGGCTTTGACTGGCTGGGGAAAGCATTTTTCCGGCGCACTAAAGGTGACCAAGGCAATCAATTCTTGTTTGTGCTGCTAGCGGTGTTCCTCGCTGCCGTAGGAGCGCAGCTAGTGGGAGTGGAAAAAATAGTTGGAGCCTTCCTCGCCGGTTTAGCCGTAAACGATGTTGTCGGGGATGGACCGGTTAAGGAAAAGGTCGAGTTTATTGGCAGCGTCCTGTTTATCCCGATCTTTTTTGTGGATATGGGCTTGCTGCTCGATTTAAATTCTTTCATCAAAACCCTGTCCTCTTTTGGGCTAACACTGGCGATTATCGGCGGGTTGATCGGGAGTAAGTTTGTTGCAGCCTATATCATCAAGCTGGTCTTTCACTACAATCAACAGCAATTGCTGACGATGTGGTCACTATCTTTACCCCAAGTGGCGGCAACTCTGGCGGCAACCCTGGTTGGATACCAGCAGAAGATTCTCAGTGAATCCGTCCTCAATAGTGTGATCTTAATGATGCTGGTGACATCGATTCTGGGGCCGTTGATTACGGCACGATCGGCGGCTCAACTCACCCCAGAGGCAACAATTCTCGCGGATGCTATCGAGCCGTTAGACCTTCCAGTACAGCCGAAAAAGACGGGTGACTTTACCAAAAAGACGGGTGACTTTACCGTTGTGGTACCAGTCTCCAATCCTCAAACCGAACGGTACTTGATGGAAATGGCAACGTTGTTGGCACGGCACGAAAGGGGTCGCATTGTACCGTTGGCGATCGCGCAGGCTCAGGTTCGCATGGATGACCCAGAAATGGATAAAGCTGTCCAGCGAAGCCAGATGTTGCTTGACCGAGCACAAGAGTTGAGTCGGGAATTGGGCGTTGAGGCATCACCGCAACTGCGAATTGAGTACGACATTGCTCCAGCCATTACTCATGCGAGTCGAGAACAAGATGCCAGTATGATTGTGCTGGGTTGGGGTGGAAGGCTAGGGTTTCGTGCCCGCTTGTTTGGTAATGTGACGGATAGTGTTTTGTGGTCAGCCCACTGTCTAGTGGCAGTGGCACGGCTTTTGGATTCCCCCCTGAAAATTCGGCGGATTCTAGTACCTGTGGAAAACTTATCCGCCTCGGCGATACGACCGGTGCGCTTTGCTCAGATTTTGGCTCAGGTCAATCAAGCTCAGGTGACATTGATCCACGTCTGCGACCCCAGAACCCCACAGACCAAGATTGCCTGGACTCGTTCTCAGTTATCGCTGATTGCCTCTCAACTATCGTCCAATCCGCCGCCGACTGACGTTGAAATTATTCCCCAGGAGAATGTGACACAAGCGATTCTGAGGGCTTCTCAGGGTCAGGATTTAGTGGTTTTGCGATCGCTACGCCGTCGAGTGGGTGCAGATGGCTTAGCGATTGGTGAAGTAACGACCCCATTGGTGACACAACTCACTTGCTCGGTCGTACTTTTAGGTGAACCGCATGGAGCACTGTCGAACGTTTTGGCCACCAAACATTCTCCTTCACCCTCTTCCTTAGCCTGA